One Halovivax ruber XH-70 genomic region harbors:
- a CDS encoding DUF7344 domain-containing protein — MATPIDTTEACELLSDPLRRSVLELFRDRAVWPIDELAVELVDRDGTAPSAAGSSATAERTQIELVHNHIPRLVDHGVLEWDSRSGDVVRSDGFDALDRIAELAPDDRQPTVATLTDGN, encoded by the coding sequence ATGGCTACCCCCATCGACACAACCGAGGCCTGTGAACTTCTCTCGGACCCCCTCCGGCGGTCGGTGCTCGAACTGTTCCGTGACCGGGCGGTCTGGCCGATCGACGAACTCGCGGTCGAACTCGTCGATCGCGACGGAACGGCGCCGTCGGCGGCTGGCTCGTCGGCGACCGCCGAACGGACGCAGATCGAACTCGTCCACAACCACATCCCGCGGCTCGTCGACCACGGCGTCCTGGAGTGGGACAGCCGGTCGGGTGACGTGGTTCGAAGCGATGGGTTCGACGCGCTCGACCGGATTGCCGAACTCGCCCCGGACGATCGTCAGCCGACCGTCGCGACGCTTACGGACGGGAACTGA
- the argS gene encoding arginine--tRNA ligase encodes MFPALRDEVASALDAALSARELPTDDLGIEEPPDDVDSVLASSVAFRLAGEVGAAPPQVAAELADEIDVDELRYVDRVETQGPYVNFLPSPTYYAETVEAATADDYGHRPDRDESVVVEHTSANPTGPVHVGRARNPIIGDAVATLLSYAGYDVDRHYYVNDAGRQMAVFTWAYETFDEAELDREPDRNRIEYDLVRYYREGNAFLENGPDDEVAAAEAEIESIMQGLEAGDEATYERVSEVVDQVLSGMQECLARLPAEFDEFVKETRFMRDGSTDDIVARLQDSEVAEREEDAWQLDLEAWGIDKSFVFLRSDGTSLYTTRDLAHHEWKFERFDRAVTVLGEDQELHARQLAAALEVLGNDTHQLTSMFYGWVNLPGGEGMSTREGTGIDLDDLLDEAIDRAREEVEDRLDDRIRDDDLTEDDIDRIARQVGIGAVRYDIVAKQPTKAITFEWDRALDFEAQSAPYVQYVHARCCGILEEAGLDPGNAQDGLATTIDTDALATDAERDLIETIGRFPWEIEEAADDLEPHRIATYTREFAETFNAFYRECPVLADDVDTDTRDARLALVAASKHTMANALDVLGVAPPRSM; translated from the coding sequence GGTTGGTGCCGCGCCGCCACAGGTCGCTGCCGAGCTGGCCGACGAGATCGACGTCGACGAGTTGCGCTACGTCGACCGCGTCGAGACCCAGGGACCCTACGTGAACTTCCTGCCGAGTCCCACCTACTACGCCGAGACGGTCGAGGCAGCGACGGCCGACGACTACGGACACCGGCCGGATCGTGACGAGTCGGTGGTCGTCGAGCACACGAGCGCCAACCCGACGGGACCGGTCCACGTCGGCCGCGCCCGCAACCCGATCATCGGCGACGCCGTCGCGACGCTGCTTTCCTACGCCGGCTACGACGTCGACCGCCACTACTACGTCAACGACGCCGGGCGCCAGATGGCCGTCTTCACGTGGGCCTACGAGACCTTCGACGAGGCCGAACTCGACCGAGAACCCGACCGCAACCGCATCGAGTACGACCTGGTTCGCTACTACCGCGAGGGCAACGCGTTCCTCGAAAACGGCCCTGACGACGAGGTCGCGGCGGCAGAAGCCGAGATTGAATCGATCATGCAGGGGCTCGAGGCGGGCGACGAAGCGACTTACGAGCGCGTGAGCGAGGTTGTCGATCAGGTGCTCTCGGGCATGCAGGAGTGCCTCGCTCGCTTGCCGGCCGAGTTCGACGAGTTCGTCAAAGAGACGCGCTTCATGCGCGACGGATCGACCGACGACATCGTCGCCCGACTACAGGACAGTGAGGTCGCCGAGCGTGAAGAGGATGCCTGGCAGCTCGATCTCGAGGCGTGGGGGATCGATAAGTCGTTCGTCTTCCTGCGCTCGGACGGCACGTCGCTGTACACGACGCGCGACCTGGCCCACCACGAGTGGAAGTTCGAACGTTTCGATCGCGCCGTAACGGTCCTAGGCGAGGATCAGGAGCTACACGCGCGACAGCTCGCGGCCGCCCTCGAGGTGCTCGGCAACGACACCCATCAACTCACCTCGATGTTCTACGGGTGGGTCAACCTCCCCGGTGGCGAGGGGATGAGCACCCGTGAGGGGACCGGTATCGACCTGGACGACCTCTTAGACGAGGCCATCGACCGTGCTCGCGAGGAGGTCGAAGACCGCCTCGACGACCGCATCCGCGACGACGACCTCACCGAGGACGACATCGATCGCATCGCCCGACAGGTCGGCATCGGCGCCGTTCGCTACGACATCGTCGCCAAGCAGCCGACCAAGGCCATCACCTTCGAGTGGGACCGCGCGCTCGACTTCGAGGCCCAGTCGGCGCCGTACGTGCAGTACGTCCACGCTCGCTGCTGTGGCATCCTCGAAGAGGCTGGCCTGGACCCCGGAAACGCACAGGACGGACTCGCGACGACGATCGACACGGACGCACTCGCGACCGACGCCGAACGCGACCTGATCGAGACCATCGGCCGCTTCCCGTGGGAGATCGAGGAGGCTGCCGACGACCTCGAACCCCACCGCATCGCGACGTACACGCGCGAGTTCGCCGAGACGTTCAACGCGTTTTACCGGGAGTGTCCGGTCCTCGCCGACGACGTCGACACAGACACCCGGGACGCCCGCCTCGCGCTCGTCGCCGCCTCGAAGCACACGATGGCGAACGCGCTGGACGTCCTCGGCGTCGCCCCACCGCGGTCGATGTGA